The Blastocatellia bacterium genome contains a region encoding:
- a CDS encoding amino acid adenylation domain-containing protein, producing MTKRNIEAIYPLSPLQRGILFHSIYAPDSRAAYVVQLSCPLYGNLDVVAFKRAWQRVVDRHPILRTLFTWQERDEPLQIVRSQVELPWETADWRHLPEDRHQERLEEYLRIDRERSFDLSVPPLMRMALIRLSSNAHQFVWTKHHLLLDGWSSMIVMEETLAYYEAFRRGRDLALDRPRPYRDYIAWLKQQDMAGAERFWRRLLGGFRSPTPLPMQASSAAASTQEASDREVRADLPAAMTEALQALARRHGVTLNTLILGAWTLLLSRYSGDPDVVVGATLSGRPADLPGVASMVGLFINTLPVRVQVSPQTPLLSWLQALQSQQAEARQYEYSPLVDVQGWSDVPRGVPLFSTYLVFENYPTRGTSSSPAGDSGAIEIGEVQINEQPNYPLLVVAIPGRQLQLRLLYNSRRFDEATAARILRHLQRMLDEIACGADKRICEIAFLSEAETHQVLVEWNDTRSPLPGEGSIAEQVSAQGARRPDAVAVRHEDAQVSYRELNLRANQLAHYLRQLGVGPDVRVAICMERSIDLVLGLLAILKAGGAYVPLDPGYPAERLAYMMEDSGAAIVLTQARLRARLPQGFAIEVCVDADWEIIAQESGLAPQPRVFPEQLAYVLYTSGSTGKPKGVAISNGSLAHHMAWFDREFSVRETDRVLQKTPFSFDASVWEFWAPLLSGAELVMARPSGHADGEYMVQAVRENQVTVLQLVPAQLRLMLEAGGLDTCTSLRQAFCGGEALSSELQEKALRQLACGLCNLYGPTEATIQTLFWHCEPFEGPSAPIGRPIANTRAYLLDDELAPAAPGAAAHLYIGGPALGRGYWGRPDLTAERFIPDPFTGSGTRMYRTGDLARHLDDGNVNYIGRTDYQLKIRGFRIELGEIEEVLAQHPAVGQAVALVREDDPGVQRLVAYVVGTGQAPPAAELMDYLRGRLPEYMYPAACVVLEAMPLTPNGKIDRRALPRPEIQPRRRGYDAPTNTVEETLCGIWAQVLGVERVGIEDNFFELGGDSILCIQIVSRARQAGYNLAPVDLFEHQTVAALAASVHTAPANVAEPEAAEGDVELTPIQRRFFDQGYANPHHWNQAVLLTARAALKAELLEEAVGHLLQHHDALRFRFRRQGTHWRQFSSPAGDRAAVQRVDLSGVPEAQQLAALESVAADLQRSLNISDGPLLRVALFQFGQQQADRVLIIIHHLVIDGVSWRILLEDLQSAYEQLARGGTVQLPPRTTSFRQWAQRLQSYAQTEALKQEAQYWLAAPWEGAASALPVDEPAGCNTVASARTVSVWLSAEETRALLRDVPAAYHTQINDALLSALAHACTLWTGQDDVLIDLEGHGREALAEDIDLSRTVGWFTTIFPVRLQLRKRHVGDVLKEIKEQLRALPRRGFAYGALRYLSGDPDSLRRLDELPRPQISFNYLGQFDQLFSEASPFAPAQENPGPVQDGDNPRGHLLDLNGLIVNGRLRIDWTYSENIHRRQTVANLADLFAACLRALIVHCQSPGVGGYTPSDFPLANLDQETLDRALGRRASVEDLYTLSPMQQGVLFHSLYAPGPALYFVQTSCRIGGRLDPQAFRRAWQTVVGRHSALRTSFLWKGLQEPLQLVHEKVEVPWHEEDWRPLCPDEQCARLRQFLVSDAEAGFDLSRAPLLRLALLRTGEDSYFFVWSSHHLLYDAWCRELIIKEVFACYDGEALQREPQPRRARPYRDYVAWLKRQDHQPAQSFWKEELKGFTTPTHLACDAGRPAQQGKRREEQVLLLDTDETRQLSEMAKHLQVSVNTIMQGVWSLILSRYSGETDVVFGTTVSGRAAPLEGIDAMVGLFINTMPVRVQVRAEETVGAFLKRVQAGQTRALDYELTPLMQVQACSEVARGVPLFEYLFLFQNYPVHGAIRERAGAQLQITEVESNEAVNYPLMLVAEPGARLRLRAAYDAERFAAHHIAGLLTDVRRALKTMAGDADCRVAEIARASESVRHHLLVETNDTRRPDVAPLCIHEMFDEQAARTPDAVAVAGPEGQLSYRALQASADRLATHLATLGVGPETCVAVCVERSLNLVVGLLGVLKAGGAYVPLDLNYPAERLAYMLESAQAAVLLTQEDLLPRLSAFAGKLVCLDGDWARRVEVGGDRRPAKASGQNLAYIIYTSGSTGKPKGVAISHAALSNYIVWARDVYLRDAALGFCLYSSLSFDLTVTSIYTPLITGNRIEVFRQEGREPLLDEILRDGTAGVLKLTPSHLMMIRHRDNLDCPIERLIVGGEAFESSLARDVFESFGGHVEIYNEYGPTEATVGCMIKKWEPGADAEATVGIGRPAANAQIYVLDRAGNPVPEQVRGQLYIGGAGLARGYVGQPELTAERFLPDPFSRQPGARLYQSGDLARYATDGEIHFIGRIDEQVKIRGFRVEPGEIEAALLSHPSVREARVMAQKDGSGSTRLVAYLVSGEGAVPGIDHLRRFLREKLPAYMVPSSFVKLAALPLNPNGKVDLHALAKLPEERPELEAPFVAPRAQLERDIAGIWQDVLRLEKVGVYDNFFDLGGHSLLLMQVHERLETLLARRLQMIELFDHPTINALATHLSRPDGQPSLPATDERIERRNQNQVRLRQRLRQRKLAMTSQAEASYE from the coding sequence ATGACTAAGCGGAACATCGAAGCGATCTATCCCCTGTCGCCATTGCAGCGGGGCATACTGTTTCACAGCATCTATGCCCCCGACTCGCGAGCCGCCTACGTGGTGCAGTTAAGCTGCCCTCTCTACGGCAATCTCGACGTCGTGGCGTTTAAAAGGGCCTGGCAGAGGGTCGTTGATAGACACCCCATCCTGCGCACCCTCTTCACCTGGCAGGAGCGCGACGAGCCACTGCAAATTGTCCGCTCGCAGGTCGAGTTGCCTTGGGAAACTGCCGACTGGCGGCACCTGCCCGAAGACCGACATCAGGAGCGGTTGGAAGAGTATTTGCGGATTGACCGGGAGCGTAGCTTTGACCTGAGCGTGCCGCCGTTGATGCGGATGGCGTTGATCCGCCTGAGCTCGAACGCGCACCAGTTCGTCTGGACCAAGCATCACCTCTTGCTCGACGGGTGGTCTTCTATGATCGTCATGGAAGAGACCCTGGCTTACTACGAAGCCTTCAGGCGGGGGCGTGACCTGGCGTTGGACCGCCCTCGCCCATACAGAGATTACATCGCCTGGCTGAAGCAACAGGACATGGCGGGCGCTGAGCGGTTCTGGCGGCGGCTCCTGGGCGGCTTTCGCTCCCCAACGCCGCTGCCGATGCAAGCCTCTAGCGCGGCGGCATCGACACAGGAGGCGAGCGACCGCGAGGTGCGCGCCGATTTACCGGCGGCCATGACGGAAGCCTTGCAGGCGCTGGCCCGCCGCCATGGCGTCACCTTGAATACGCTCATCCTCGGCGCGTGGACACTCCTGCTGAGCCGTTATAGCGGTGATCCAGACGTGGTCGTCGGGGCGACCCTTTCCGGACGCCCGGCAGACCTGCCCGGCGTCGCATCTATGGTGGGGTTGTTCATCAACACGCTGCCCGTGCGCGTGCAGGTGTCGCCGCAGACGCCTTTGCTGTCGTGGCTGCAAGCCCTGCAATCGCAGCAGGCCGAAGCGCGCCAGTACGAATACAGCCCGCTGGTCGACGTACAGGGTTGGAGCGACGTGCCGCGCGGCGTGCCGCTGTTCAGCACCTACCTGGTATTCGAGAACTACCCGACACGCGGCACGTCGAGCAGCCCTGCCGGTGACAGCGGCGCCATCGAAATCGGCGAGGTGCAGATCAACGAGCAGCCTAATTATCCGCTGCTGGTCGTCGCCATTCCTGGCCGGCAGTTGCAACTGCGCTTGCTCTACAACAGCCGCCGCTTTGATGAGGCAACCGCTGCGCGCATCCTCAGACACTTGCAACGCATGCTGGACGAGATCGCTTGCGGGGCCGACAAGCGCATCTGCGAAATCGCCTTTCTGAGCGAGGCCGAAACGCATCAGGTGTTGGTTGAATGGAACGATACGCGGTCGCCGCTTCCAGGTGAGGGCAGCATCGCCGAGCAAGTTTCGGCGCAGGGGGCACGGCGGCCCGACGCCGTGGCCGTGCGCCATGAAGACGCACAGGTGAGCTACCGCGAGTTGAACCTGCGGGCCAACCAGCTAGCCCATTACCTGCGACAGCTTGGCGTCGGGCCGGACGTGCGAGTCGCCATCTGCATGGAGCGGTCGATTGACCTGGTGCTCGGGCTACTGGCCATCCTGAAAGCCGGCGGCGCTTACGTGCCCCTTGACCCCGGCTACCCGGCTGAGCGCCTGGCCTACATGATGGAAGATTCCGGGGCGGCAATCGTGCTGACGCAAGCGCGGCTGCGGGCGCGGCTGCCGCAGGGCTTCGCCATCGAGGTCTGTGTAGACGCCGATTGGGAGATCATCGCGCAGGAAAGCGGCCTCGCCCCGCAGCCGCGAGTCTTTCCCGAACAACTTGCATACGTCCTTTATACCTCCGGCTCGACGGGCAAGCCCAAAGGCGTCGCCATAAGCAACGGCTCGCTGGCGCACCACATGGCGTGGTTCGACCGGGAGTTTTCGGTGCGCGAAACGGACCGCGTGCTACAGAAGACGCCCTTCAGCTTCGACGCCTCGGTGTGGGAATTTTGGGCCCCGTTGTTGAGCGGCGCCGAGCTGGTTATGGCTCGCCCCTCAGGACATGCCGACGGCGAATACATGGTGCAGGCCGTGAGGGAAAACCAGGTGACCGTTCTGCAACTGGTCCCTGCACAACTGCGGCTGATGCTTGAGGCCGGCGGCCTCGACACCTGCACTAGCCTCAGGCAAGCCTTCTGCGGCGGCGAAGCGTTGAGCAGCGAGTTGCAGGAGAAAGCCTTACGGCAACTGGCATGCGGGTTGTGCAACCTGTACGGCCCGACGGAAGCCACTATCCAGACGCTCTTCTGGCATTGCGAGCCCTTTGAGGGGCCGAGCGCCCCTATCGGTCGTCCGATAGCGAACACGCGGGCCTATCTCCTCGATGACGAGCTCGCTCCGGCTGCCCCAGGGGCAGCCGCACACCTCTACATCGGCGGCCCCGCCCTCGGGCGCGGCTACTGGGGAAGGCCGGATTTGACCGCCGAGCGGTTCATCCCCGACCCCTTTACCGGCTCCGGAACCCGTATGTACCGCACGGGCGACCTGGCCCGGCATCTAGATGATGGGAACGTAAACTACATTGGACGCACGGACTACCAGTTGAAAATCCGTGGCTTCCGTATCGAGCTCGGCGAAATCGAAGAGGTGCTGGCGCAGCATCCGGCAGTCGGGCAGGCCGTGGCGCTGGTGCGCGAAGATGATCCCGGCGTGCAGCGGCTGGTGGCCTATGTCGTGGGTACAGGACAAGCGCCGCCCGCCGCCGAGTTGATGGATTATTTGCGGGGGCGGCTTCCAGAGTATATGTACCCTGCCGCCTGTGTGGTGTTAGAGGCCATGCCGCTGACCCCTAATGGCAAGATTGACAGGCGCGCGCTGCCCAGGCCGGAGATACAGCCCAGGCGGCGGGGCTATGACGCGCCGACCAACACCGTCGAAGAAACGCTGTGCGGCATCTGGGCGCAGGTCTTGGGGGTCGAGCGAGTCGGCATTGAGGACAACTTCTTCGAGCTGGGCGGCGACTCCATCCTCTGCATACAGATTGTCTCCAGGGCCAGACAGGCCGGCTATAACCTGGCCCCCGTGGACCTCTTCGAGCACCAGACGGTCGCCGCGCTGGCCGCGTCCGTCCATACAGCGCCGGCGAATGTGGCGGAGCCCGAAGCGGCAGAGGGCGATGTCGAACTGACGCCCATCCAGCGGCGCTTCTTTGACCAGGGCTACGCCAATCCGCACCACTGGAACCAGGCCGTTCTGCTGACCGCGAGGGCGGCCCTGAAGGCGGAGCTGTTGGAAGAAGCCGTGGGCCACCTCTTGCAGCACCATGACGCGCTGCGATTTCGCTTCCGCCGGCAGGGCACGCACTGGCGACAGTTCAGCTCGCCAGCCGGCGACCGCGCGGCGGTTCAGCGGGTCGATTTATCGGGCGTGCCGGAGGCGCAGCAACTGGCGGCGCTGGAGAGCGTTGCCGCCGACCTGCAACGCAGCCTTAACATATCCGACGGGCCGCTGCTGCGCGTGGCGCTCTTTCAATTCGGCCAGCAGCAGGCTGACCGGGTCTTAATCATTATTCACCACCTGGTCATCGATGGCGTTTCCTGGCGAATCCTGCTCGAAGACTTGCAGAGCGCTTACGAGCAACTGGCGCGGGGCGGGACCGTGCAGTTGCCGCCCCGAACGACCTCTTTCCGCCAGTGGGCGCAGCGGCTGCAATCCTACGCTCAGACGGAGGCGCTCAAACAGGAAGCGCAGTACTGGCTCGCCGCCCCGTGGGAGGGCGCCGCGAGTGCGCTGCCGGTCGATGAGCCGGCGGGCTGCAACACGGTGGCTTCGGCGCGCACCGTGTCGGTCTGGCTGAGCGCCGAAGAAACCCGCGCGCTGCTCAGAGACGTGCCTGCGGCTTACCATACGCAGATCAATGACGCGCTCTTGAGCGCCCTGGCCCACGCTTGCACCCTGTGGACCGGTCAGGACGACGTGCTGATCGATCTCGAAGGGCATGGACGCGAGGCGCTGGCCGAAGACATTGACCTGTCGCGCACGGTCGGATGGTTTACGACGATCTTTCCCGTCCGCCTGCAATTGCGAAAGCGGCATGTGGGCGACGTGTTGAAGGAGATCAAAGAACAGCTCCGTGCGCTCCCGCGACGCGGCTTCGCCTACGGCGCTTTGCGTTACCTGAGCGGCGACCCGGACAGCCTGCGGCGACTCGACGAGCTGCCGCGCCCGCAGATCAGCTTCAACTACCTGGGGCAGTTCGACCAGCTCTTCTCGGAGGCTTCGCCGTTTGCGCCGGCACAAGAAAACCCCGGCCCCGTGCAGGACGGCGATAATCCACGCGGCCATCTGCTCGACCTCAATGGGTTGATCGTCAATGGGCGACTGCGCATCGACTGGACGTATAGCGAGAACATTCACCGCCGCCAGACGGTAGCGAATCTGGCTGACTTGTTTGCCGCTTGCTTGCGCGCCCTCATCGTTCACTGCCAATCACCGGGCGTCGGCGGCTATACGCCGTCGGATTTCCCGCTCGCCAACCTCGATCAGGAGACGCTCGACCGAGCGCTCGGTCGCAGGGCATCGGTTGAGGACCTGTACACGCTCTCGCCCATGCAACAGGGCGTGTTGTTTCATTCGCTCTACGCGCCCGGCCCGGCCCTCTACTTCGTGCAAACGAGCTGTCGCATTGGCGGGCGGCTGGACCCGCAAGCCTTCAGGCGCGCATGGCAGACCGTCGTCGGTCGGCATTCGGCCTTGCGGACCTCCTTCTTGTGGAAAGGGCTACAAGAGCCTTTGCAGCTTGTCCACGAAAAAGTCGAGGTCCCCTGGCATGAAGAGGATTGGCGGCCCCTTTGCCCCGACGAGCAGTGCGCGCGTCTGCGGCAGTTCCTCGTAAGCGACGCCGAAGCGGGATTCGATCTTTCCCGCGCGCCGCTGTTGCGCCTGGCCCTGCTACGCACGGGCGAAGACAGTTACTTCTTCGTCTGGAGCAGTCATCACTTGCTCTACGACGCCTGGTGCCGCGAGCTGATTATCAAGGAAGTATTCGCCTGCTATGACGGCGAAGCCCTGCAACGAGAGCCGCAACCGCGGCGCGCGCGGCCCTACAGAGATTATGTCGCATGGTTGAAGCGGCAAGACCACCAGCCCGCACAGTCATTCTGGAAAGAGGAGCTGAAAGGCTTCACCACGCCCACTCACCTGGCCTGTGATGCGGGCCGGCCCGCACAGCAAGGCAAGCGCAGGGAAGAACAGGTCCTGCTGCTCGATACCGACGAGACCCGGCAACTGTCGGAGATGGCGAAACATTTGCAGGTCAGCGTCAATACGATCATGCAAGGCGTCTGGTCGTTGATTTTGAGCCGTTACAGCGGCGAGACCGATGTCGTTTTCGGGACCACGGTTTCGGGCCGCGCGGCACCGCTCGAAGGCATCGACGCGATGGTCGGCCTGTTCATCAACACCATGCCCGTGCGCGTGCAGGTGCGAGCCGAAGAGACGGTCGGAGCGTTCCTGAAGCGCGTGCAGGCCGGACAGACGCGGGCACTTGATTATGAGCTGACGCCGCTGATGCAGGTCCAGGCGTGCAGCGAGGTGGCGCGCGGCGTGCCGCTGTTCGAGTACCTGTTCCTCTTTCAGAATTACCCGGTTCACGGTGCCATCCGCGAGCGCGCCGGGGCACAACTTCAGATCACCGAAGTCGAAAGCAACGAGGCCGTCAATTACCCGCTGATGCTCGTGGCCGAGCCCGGCGCGCGGCTGCGCCTGCGCGCGGCATACGACGCCGAACGATTTGCTGCGCACCACATCGCCGGACTATTGACGGATGTGCGACGGGCGCTGAAGACGATGGCGGGCGATGCCGATTGCCGGGTCGCCGAAATCGCCCGGGCGTCGGAATCCGTGCGCCACCATTTGCTGGTCGAAACCAATGACACGCGCCGCCCTGACGTTGCGCCACTGTGCATACACGAGATGTTCGACGAGCAGGCCGCGCGCACGCCGGATGCGGTGGCCGTCGCCGGCCCCGAAGGACAGTTGTCGTACAGGGCATTACAGGCCAGCGCCGACCGGCTGGCGACTCACCTGGCGACGCTAGGGGTCGGGCCGGAGACGTGCGTGGCGGTTTGTGTTGAACGAAGCCTCAACCTGGTGGTCGGCTTGCTGGGCGTGTTGAAGGCGGGCGGCGCCTACGTGCCGCTCGACCTGAATTACCCGGCCGAGCGCCTGGCTTACATGCTGGAGAGCGCCCAGGCCGCCGTGTTGCTGACACAGGAAGACTTGCTCCCCCGATTGTCGGCGTTTGCCGGGAAGCTGGTTTGCCTGGATGGAGACTGGGCGCGGCGCGTCGAGGTCGGCGGCGACCGGCGGCCCGCGAAGGCTTCAGGGCAGAACCTTGCTTACATCATCTACACGTCGGGCTCGACCGGAAAACCCAAAGGGGTGGCGATTTCGCATGCGGCCTTGAGCAATTACATCGTCTGGGCGCGGGACGTTTACTTGCGGGATGCGGCACTGGGGTTCTGTTTATACTCGTCGCTCTCGTTTGACCTGACCGTCACTTCTATCTACACGCCGCTGATTACGGGCAACCGCATAGAGGTCTTCCGGCAGGAGGGCAGGGAGCCATTGCTTGACGAGATTCTGCGGGACGGCACGGCTGGCGTCCTGAAGCTCACGCCCAGTCACCTGATGATGATCCGGCACCGCGATAATCTCGACTGCCCCATCGAGCGATTGATCGTCGGCGGGGAGGCGTTCGAGTCGAGCCTCGCCCGCGATGTCTTCGAGAGTTTCGGCGGCCACGTGGAGATCTACAACGAGTACGGGCCGACGGAAGCCACGGTCGGCTGCATGATCAAGAAGTGGGAGCCTGGGGCCGACGCCGAGGCAACGGTGGGGATCGGCAGGCCGGCGGCAAACGCGCAGATTTACGTGTTAGACCGGGCCGGCAATCCTGTGCCGGAGCAGGTCAGGGGACAGCTTTACATCGGCGGCGCGGGGCTGGCGCGGGGCTACGTCGGGCAGCCGGAATTGACCGCGGAACGATTCCTCCCCGACCCGTTCAGCCGTCAGCCGGGGGCGCGGCTTTACCAGAGCGGCGATCTGGCGCGTTATGCGACCGATGGCGAGATCCATTTCATAGGCCGCATTGATGAGCAGGTCAAGATACGCGGCTTCAGGGTCGAGCCGGGCGAGATCGAGGCGGCGTTGTTGTCACACCCGTCCGTGCGAGAGGCCAGAGTGATGGCACAGAAAGACGGTTCAGGCAGCACGCGGCTGGTCGCCTATCTGGTGTCGGGCGAAGGGGCGGTGCCCGGCATCGACCACCTGCGCCGCTTCCTGCGCGAGAAGCTGCCGGCCTACATGGTGCCGTCGTCTTTCGTCAAACTGGCGGCCCTGCCGCTGAACCCCAATGGCAAGGTCGATCTGCACGCCCTCGCGAAACTGCCGGAAGAACGGCCCGAGTTAGAAGCACCGTTCGTCGCGCCGCGGGCGCAGCTGGAGCGTGACATCGCCGGGATCTGGCAGGACGTGCTTCGCCTGGAGAAGGTCGGCGTCTACGACAATTTCTTTGACCTGGGAGGCCACTCGCTCCTGCTCATGCAGGTTCACGAGCGGTTGGAAACCCTGCTGGCGCGGCGCCTACAAATGATTGAGCTGTTCGACCACCCGACGATCAATGCGCTGGCTACGCACTTGTCCCGGCCAGACGGGCAACCGTCGTTGCCGGCGACGGACGAGCGTATCGAGCGGCGCAACCAGAACCAGGTCCGGCTGAGGCAGCGATTGCGGCAACGGAAGCTCGCCATGACGAGCCAGGCGGAGGCAAGCTATGAATGA